The DNA region ATGCTATCTGAAATCCTTCTATTAATTGTGCCTGTAATACTGCAGGATGAGCAACAAGATGGGGCTAGAGGCTGCAGTTGAGGCAACCGTTGAGTTCCTGAACAAGGCTGTGAAGCCGGTGCTTGTCGGTGGCGCCAAATTGCGTGTGGCAAAGGCAGGAAAGGCATTTGTGGATCTGGTCGATGCCAGCGGTTATGCTTATGCAGTGATGCCATCGGCCAAGGGTCTTGTGCCAGAGACTCATCCCCACTTCATCGGCACCTACTGGGGTGCTGTTAGCACTGCCTTCTGTGCTGAGATTGTTGAGTCGGCTGATGCCTACCTCTTTGCCGGCCCCATTTTCAATGACTACAGCTCTGTTGGCTACTCTTTCCTCCTCAAGAAGGACAAGGCCATCATCGTCCAGCCTGAACGTGTGATAGTCGGGAATGGGCCAGCATTCGGATGTGTCATGATGAAGGAATTCTTGTCTGAATTGGCTAAGAGGGTTAAGAAGAACACCACTGCCTATGAGAACTACAAGAGGATCTTTGTGCCCGAGGGCCAGCCGCTGGAAAGTGAGCCGAATGAGCCGTTGCGTGTCAATGTGCTCTTCAAGCACATTCAGAAGATGATTACAGGTGACAGTGCCGTGATCGCTGAGACTGGTGACTCCTGGTTCAACTGCCAGAAGCTGAAGCTGCCCGAGGGCTGCGGGTGAGCATTGTGATGCCATACCATTCTAATATTTGTCTTATTTGTTCATTGCCTTGTTCTGATGATGGTTCTTTGCATGCTGCAGGTATGAATTCCAGATGCAGTATGGTTCAATTGGATGGTCAGTTGGTGCATTGCTTGGCTACGCTCAGGGGGCGAACGACAAGCGTGTGATTGCTTGCATCGGTGATGGGAGCTTCCAGGTGAAGTTTTATTGCCTGATTAAATATCTCTGCTGCAATTTGATGGATGATGGCTCGATTCTAATGTGATCATGTCTCCTGGGGCAACCTTGCAGGTTACAGCACAGGATGTGTCAACTATGCTGCGATGCCAGCAGAACAGCATAATTTTCCTGATCAACAATGGTGGGTACACCATTGAGGTGGAAATCCACGACGGACCTTACAACGTCATCAAGAACTGGAACTACACCGGCCTTGTGGATGCCATTCACAATGGAGAGGGCAAGTGCTGGACCTCAAAGGTAAACAATCTGCCCATAGTCTAACCCTTACCAGAACTAGCTGAACTAGCAGATGCTGTTACAGCTGAAGAACTGTTGCTAATGGATACAATGGTAATTGTGCAGGTGAAGTGCGAGGAGGAGCTGACGGCTGCGATTGAGACGGCGCTGGGGGAGAAGAAGGACTGCCTGTGCTTCATCGAGGTGATCGCGCACAAGGATGACACCAGCAAAGAGCTGCTGGAGTGGGGCTCCAGAGTCTCTGCTGCCAACTCCCGTCCACCGAATCCTCAGTAGAGCAGTCTGGCAAGCTCCAAGCTTCAAGGTCCTCGGTAGTGGTGGTAGAACGATGGGACTCAATCGAATAACGTGAACGCCATGCCCTTTCTGTTATGTTCTCCTTGTTTAGTGCCTGATTCTCATTGTTCTTGATGGTCCTGTATCTATTTGTGACAATTCCCCTGTTTCTCGTACGTGAATGCCGCAGAGAATTATGGGAAATTTCAGGTTTTGTGACTAGTTTTCTGTTGCGTGACGCTCTATTTGTGCTACCAAGTAACCAGTGTGATTTCATTCATCAGGTGAAGATTAGCCGACCGGGTAGTGAATCATGTGGTACGCATCTGTAACTGTCACCAGGCCGCAGGGAGAGACGAGCTACGTGGTACGTGCGGGTCCCTTGACCAGCGTTGGCCGGCCGAGGAATATAGAAGGGGATCTAGATCCGCACGCATGAACCGATGTGCTCTGAATCTTGCACAGGTGCAGCACATCAGATTTTTAATGGGGTGTGGGGCAATCATCAGAGGTGCGCTCATCCTGTGGGCATGAATTAATCTATCCTATCAAGGGCAAGTTTCTCGTAGGCTCAAAAAGAAAAAGGGCAAGTTTCGTCAAGTTGCCAATTTGCCATCATGCGTGCAGCAGCACATAGGCGAAGCACTTCCCTGCAATCCCTCCCTGGAGCTATCTGTCTGTTTGTGGTGTCGATGTGCTCTGTTGCTTTTGCTGGGCTATGTTGTTAATCATATCCTTTTTTTAGGGGTCTAATCATATCCTTGATCTCAATTATTTAAGGTCTATGATGGGTTTGGTGGAGACAGCAAAGCGAAGGGTTACTTTCTATAGTAACAGCACACGGAATAGAGCATCTGCCGCTAGGTTGTGTGCTTGTTTTGCTGGATGGGTGGAACACTCGACAAATTGTAATTTTGTAATGAGCCGGATGCGTAACCCTTTCTGTATGTAAAGAGATCCAATCCAAATTGAAAGTCGTGAAAACTGAAGGAAAAGGATGCTTCAGAATGAAGTGCATTTTCACGTCACAACAAGATGGCTGACATTGCTAGAACCAGTAGCAGTTTTCCAAAACCGCAGTTCAGAGAAGATAGGATTCTGCGAAGTTGGCATAAAAAGAAACACAAAAGTCGATCAACCCAATCCTTGTCCAAGCACGAGATACAAAATGTGCTCGCAAAGCCACAGCTAATTCCACCTTCTAAGTGCAATCCATATGCATCGTCGACGATGATATCAACCTGTTTTTCTGCAGAAGATGCGAAGGGAAGGAAGATTTACAGTTCGCAATGTGGGATTTCAGCTTTGGGATGTTTGGATGCGCGCTCCTGCACCTGTGGCACCGGAGTTCCATGGCCAGTATCTTTTCATCACTGCTGGCGGTTGCTGATCCATGTTGCTCAATCTCCTCGATGACATCAACAGAATCACGAAAAAACGGTGTGCTAAAGGAGTTCCAGTGTTTCTTATTTTTCAAGCTCGTGGAGTCAAAATCCTGACTAATGATGTGAAGATGCAGTTGCCGCATAGATGGAACCTGTAAAAGAACAAGACATCTAAGCCTGCTCAGTTTTGTGTTTGGTTTGAATGAAGACAGGAATGATCCATCCAAATCTAACTCCAAGCATCACTCATGTCTTTGGTTTGAAAAGTCGAATAGGTTAATTCATCAAGAAACCATCCCTCACATGAAAATGTTTATAGAAATTGAGGAATCAAGACATCACACCAAAATTTTGGGATGGTCCCATGATGGACCAAGATCATCAAAGATGAGTTGGTTCCTCAGACCAAACACTGTCTGCCTTTCATTTCAAGAAAAGTTTTAGGATCATACCGAGTGGTATCCAAGCCTGAATACCAAAGATGCATCTTCCTCGAGGAACTTCTGTGCCCACTTCACCCCAGCTGAATGCATCCTCCTCAGCAAAGGCAAGTGTTCTTTTCTGACATCTGCTAGAGAGTCAAGACCATCTGTCCTAGATATCACCAAAACATGCTTTTTAGCCTGCATATATAAAGAGCTATGCTAAGACGTCAACCGATCACTGAGTATAACAAAGAAACACAGGATAAAATTGGTATACAAGTAGAAAAATTGATAATAAACCTTTGGATAGAGATCTTTCAGAACAATCAATTCGTCAGATGTCTCCAGGATAGAATCTGTGTTCTTGTATTTCTCTGGGTGCATGGCAAGTTCATAAAGGGCCTGGGCCCACGATCCCCAAGTCTTATTGGTGACCACGCCACTCTTTTTTATGACTCTTTCCCTAGCTTGGTTTGGAGCAGCTGATGAAGTCATGGACTTATCATGGTAATTTGGCATGTTAGCCTTTGTACACCCATGCTGTTGCTTTGCAGTCATGATGGGTGGAAGCATCTTATGTTTTTTCATCCTTTCGGATCCATGGCTGTCCTCACGCTTCATTTTTGTGTCATTGGGTGATGTCCCTCCAAATGCTGACATTTCTGCCCCCGACTTTCCGTTCTGCTTTCCCATGTGGCCCTGGACAATGGATGCAAAATTCTCAAAAAGCGAATTGTATGCTTCACGAAGAATCTTAGACCCTTTAATATAGTCATTCTTCAGATAATCCGGTCGCATTGGGTTCATATTTGGCCCAAGCACATGTATGACATGGGTCACACCTTCTCGTTGATGCAGAGGAGAAATTGATGGAAGTGGAACAACAACAGAGGTTCCTGGCCTCAGTGCATCAGCACATTTTTTGGTTGCATGATGTAAAGATTCTCCAGCAGCATTGAATATCGCCGCGTTAACCCCTCCACCTCCAGGCTTTAACCTCCTGCATGAAAAGGGCACAGATACCATCTTGTTCATATCAAGAAGGGCCCTAACTTCTTCAAGAGCAAATGGGACAGTTCAGTTTAACCAAAAATAGGATAGCATAATTCAACAGAAGAATATATCTAGACATACTCTTCTAGATGAGAAAATGTGCATTTAAGTAAATACATAGGAGCACCAAGTGTTATCTGACCAAAATTATTACCAGTTAGCAGCATTAGCAATCACGCTGCACTGAAGACCTCCTTTCGTGTACAACTGAGTGATATCTCCGACGAATGTGAAAAACCTGCTGCAGTCAATGCTCTTTTTAGAAGCCTTCTCTTTGACCAATGACAATATTTTTGATTTCTTGCTCAGGTCTACAAGAACTAGTCTGATATTATCAAATTTCTGCAAGAAATCAGCAGCTGTGTCTACTATAATGTCAGATGCTCTATCAAGATCAAACTGGAAGTCAGCAGTAGAAATAGATGGAAATGCCAGAGTGCGGGAACCAACATCATCAGAATCACTTTCTTTAGCATGCTCTTCGTTTTCGTTCTTGTCATTCAACCCCTTCTCAACTTCCACTGGGCAGGTAATACCATCTTCAACCTTTTCATGTTTTGGCAAAGGGTTTTGCTGCCCTGGCTTGCTTTCACTCAATGTAATTTTGGGTCCACTGGATTTCTCAACACTGGAAGTATCACCCTTCTTTAGAAACTTCATTATACCAACCTGTACGGGTCCTTTGCTCTTCTGACCAAAAATTCCTGATGGAAGACTATCTGAAGGCCCTAAAGCATTATACAAATCAACTGCCTTTTTAATGTCACCATCATCATTACAGGACATGATCCTACTGAAACCTTCTGTCAGCAAGGGTGTCTCCTTCTTCTGCAGCATCCGGTTCACAACAAGCGCGGCCTTTCCACCCTGCAGATTTCCTTCATGGCCCTTACGGCTCACTGCACGCGAGATACAGACCTTAGCAGGTAAATCCAGGGCTACAGCATG from Panicum hallii strain FIL2 chromosome 9, PHallii_v3.1, whole genome shotgun sequence includes:
- the LOC112877292 gene encoding pyruvate decarboxylase 2, which translates into the protein MDTHIGSVDGAALAAANGTVGCPASAPGCPMASTPAQPAAALTAGEASLGRHLARRLVQVGVGDVFAVPGDFNLTLLDHLIAEPGLRLVGCCNELNAGYAADGYARARGVGACAVTFTVGGLSVLNAIAGAYSENLPVICIAGGPNSNDYGTNRILHHTIGLPDFSQELRCFQTVTCHQAVVTNLDDAHEQIDTAIATALRESKPVYLSISCNLPGLPHPTFSRDPVPFFLSPRMSNKMGLEAAVEATVEFLNKAVKPVLVGGAKLRVAKAGKAFVDLVDASGYAYAVMPSAKGLVPETHPHFIGTYWGAVSTAFCAEIVESADAYLFAGPIFNDYSSVGYSFLLKKDKAIIVQPERVIVGNGPAFGCVMMKEFLSELAKRVKKNTTAYENYKRIFVPEGQPLESEPNEPLRVNVLFKHIQKMITGDSAVIAETGDSWFNCQKLKLPEGCGYEFQMQYGSIGWSVGALLGYAQGANDKRVIACIGDGSFQVTAQDVSTMLRCQQNSIIFLINNGGYTIEVEIHDGPYNVIKNWNYTGLVDAIHNGEGKCWTSKVKCEEELTAAIETALGEKKDCLCFIEVIAHKDDTSKELLEWGSRVSAANSRPPNPQ
- the LOC112877291 gene encoding transcription factor bHLH140 isoform X1, which gives rise to MNPDGGGSSSSSPPPSTSLGADADAEAKEEERGGKQVVVVLVGPPGSGKSTFADAVVAGSTAGRPWARVCQDTIGNGKAGTKIQCLKATSDALKEGRSVLIDRCNLEREQRADFVKLGSTLHVDVHAVALDLPAKVCISRAVSRKGHEGNLQGGKAALVVNRMLQKKETPLLTEGFSRIMSCNDDGDIKKAVDLYNALGPSDSLPSGIFGQKSKGPVQVGIMKFLKKGDTSSVEKSSGPKITLSESKPGQQNPLPKHEKVEDGITCPVEVEKGLNDKNENEEHAKESDSDDVGSRTLAFPSISTADFQFDLDRASDIIVDTAADFLQKFDNIRLVLVDLSKKSKILSLVKEKASKKSIDCSRFFTFVGDITQLYTKGGLQCSVIANAANWRLKPGGGGVNAAIFNAAGESLHHATKKCADALRPGTSVVVPLPSISPLHQREGVTHVIHVLGPNMNPMRPDYLKNDYIKGSKILREAYNSLFENFASIVQGHMGKQNGKSGAEMSAFGGTSPNDTKMKREDSHGSERMKKHKMLPPIMTAKQQHGCTKANMPNYHDKSMTSSAAPNQARERVIKKSGVVTNKTWGSWAQALYELAMHPEKYKNTDSILETSDELIVLKDLYPKAKKHVLVISRTDGLDSLADVRKEHLPLLRRMHSAGVKWAQKFLEEDASLVFRLGYHSVPSMRQLHLHIISQDFDSTSLKNKKHWNSFSTPFFRDSVDVIEEIEQHGSATASSDEKILAMELRCHRCRSAHPNIPKLKSHIANCKSSFPSHLLQKNRLISSSTMHMDCT
- the LOC112877291 gene encoding transcription factor bHLH140 isoform X2; translation: MNPDGGGSSSSSPPPSTSLGADADAEAKEEERGGKQVVVVLVGPPGSGKSTFADAVVAGSTAGRPWARVCQDTIGNGKAGTKIQCLKATSDALKEGRSVLIDRCNLELSRKGHEGNLQGGKAALVVNRMLQKKETPLLTEGFSRIMSCNDDGDIKKAVDLYNALGPSDSLPSGIFGQKSKGPVQVGIMKFLKKGDTSSVEKSSGPKITLSESKPGQQNPLPKHEKVEDGITCPVEVEKGLNDKNENEEHAKESDSDDVGSRTLAFPSISTADFQFDLDRASDIIVDTAADFLQKFDNIRLVLVDLSKKSKILSLVKEKASKKSIDCSRFFTFVGDITQLYTKGGLQCSVIANAANWRLKPGGGGVNAAIFNAAGESLHHATKKCADALRPGTSVVVPLPSISPLHQREGVTHVIHVLGPNMNPMRPDYLKNDYIKGSKILREAYNSLFENFASIVQGHMGKQNGKSGAEMSAFGGTSPNDTKMKREDSHGSERMKKHKMLPPIMTAKQQHGCTKANMPNYHDKSMTSSAAPNQARERVIKKSGVVTNKTWGSWAQALYELAMHPEKYKNTDSILETSDELIVLKDLYPKAKKHVLVISRTDGLDSLADVRKEHLPLLRRMHSAGVKWAQKFLEEDASLVFRLGYHSVPSMRQLHLHIISQDFDSTSLKNKKHWNSFSTPFFRDSVDVIEEIEQHGSATASSDEKILAMELRCHRCRSAHPNIPKLKSHIANCKSSFPSHLLQKNRLISSSTMHMDCT